In one window of Streptomyces sp. NBC_01224 DNA:
- the ilvN gene encoding acetolactate synthase small subunit, whose amino-acid sequence MSTKHTLSVLVENKPGVLARITALFSRRGFNIDSLAVGTTEHPDISRITIVVNVEDLPLEQVTKQLNKLVNVLKIVELEPSAAIQRELVLVKVRADNETRSQIVEIVQLFRAKTVDVSPEAVTIEATGGADKLEAMLKMLEQYGIKELVQSGTIAIGRGARSITDRSLRALDRSA is encoded by the coding sequence ATGTCCACCAAGCACACGCTCTCCGTCCTGGTCGAGAACAAGCCCGGTGTCCTCGCCCGGATCACCGCACTGTTCTCCCGCCGCGGCTTCAACATCGACTCGCTCGCGGTCGGTACCACCGAACACCCCGACATCTCGCGCATCACCATCGTCGTCAATGTCGAGGACCTGCCTCTCGAGCAGGTGACCAAACAGCTCAACAAGCTGGTGAACGTCCTGAAGATCGTCGAACTTGAGCCGTCCGCTGCGATCCAGCGTGAGCTCGTCCTGGTGAAGGTCCGCGCCGACAACGAGACCCGCTCCCAGATCGTCGAGATCGTCCAGCTGTTCCGTGCCAAGACCGTGGACGTCTCCCCGGAGGCCGTCACGATCGAGGCGACCGGCGGCGCCGACAAGCTGGAGGCCATGCTCAAGATGCTGGAGCAGTACGGCATCAAGGAGCTGGTCCAGTCCGGCACCATCGCCATAGGGCGCGGCGCGCGCTCGATCACCGACCGTTCGCTGCGCGCCCTCGACCGTTCGGCCTAG
- the ilvC gene encoding ketol-acid reductoisomerase: MAELFYDDDADLSIIQGRKVAVIGYGSQGHAHALSLRDSGVDVRVGLHEGSKSKAKAEEQGLRVVTPSEAAAEADVIMILVPDPIQAQVYEESIKDNLKDGDALFFGHGLNIRFDFIKPPANVDVCMVAPKGPGHLVRRQYEEGRGVPCIVAVEQDASGNGLALALSYAKGIGGTRAGVIKTTFTEETETDLFGEQAVLCGGTAALVKAGFETLTEAGYQPEIAYFECLHELKLIVDLMYEGGLEKMRWSISETAEWGDYVTGPRIITDATKAEMKKVLAEIQDGTFAKNWMAEYHNGLPKYNEYKKADSDHLLETTGRELRKLMSWVNDEDA; the protein is encoded by the coding sequence GTGGCCGAGCTGTTCTACGACGACGATGCCGACCTGTCCATCATCCAGGGCCGCAAGGTCGCGGTCATCGGCTACGGCAGCCAGGGCCACGCCCACGCGCTGTCGCTGCGCGACTCGGGTGTCGACGTCCGTGTCGGTCTGCACGAGGGCTCCAAGTCCAAGGCCAAGGCCGAGGAGCAGGGCCTGCGCGTGGTGACCCCGTCCGAGGCCGCCGCCGAGGCCGACGTCATCATGATCCTCGTCCCGGACCCGATCCAGGCCCAGGTCTACGAGGAGTCCATCAAGGACAACCTCAAGGACGGCGACGCGCTGTTCTTCGGCCACGGCCTGAACATCCGCTTCGACTTCATCAAGCCGCCGGCCAATGTCGACGTCTGCATGGTCGCCCCGAAGGGCCCGGGCCACCTGGTCCGCCGTCAGTACGAGGAGGGCCGCGGCGTTCCGTGCATCGTGGCCGTCGAGCAGGACGCCTCGGGCAACGGCCTGGCGCTCGCCCTGTCGTACGCGAAGGGCATCGGCGGCACCCGCGCCGGCGTCATCAAGACGACCTTCACCGAGGAGACCGAGACCGACCTGTTCGGTGAGCAGGCCGTCCTCTGCGGTGGTACCGCCGCCCTGGTCAAGGCCGGTTTCGAGACCCTGACCGAGGCCGGTTACCAGCCGGAGATCGCGTACTTCGAGTGCCTGCACGAGCTGAAGCTCATCGTGGACCTCATGTACGAGGGCGGCCTGGAGAAGATGCGCTGGTCCATCTCCGAGACCGCCGAGTGGGGCGACTACGTCACCGGCCCGCGGATCATCACGGACGCCACCAAGGCCGAGATGAAGAAGGTCCTCGCGGAGATCCAGGACGGCACCTTCGCCAAGAACTGGATGGCCGAGTACCACAACGGTCTGCCCAAGTACAACGAGTACAAGAAGGCGGACAGCGACCACCTCCTGGAGACCACCGGTCGTGAGCTGCGCAAGCTCATGAGCTGGGTCAACGACGAGGACGCGTAA
- a CDS encoding putative bifunctional diguanylate cyclase/phosphodiesterase produces MSAPAGALGAFLSRRSTVGGASALVLQVLVGLVCGGYAVGAALGWGSSELALIMGDFGLSAAALVAAVSCFLYARTGGDRFRPAWLLFALSSLMAAGGNAVWGWYEVVLGRSVPSPSLADVFYLCFAPPAIVGLLVLAKRPVTRAGWFCLALDSWLIGGSLLTLSWSLALAHTAHLVDAEGASVARAALALAYPLLDIVLVSMVLALHFRRSNVNRSAVNTAVAALALTVLSDALFTSPLLRQTYHSGQLLDAGWFAGSLLLAYAPWGANSATDNAFPPRGAPRSTSRPIAGSLAALTPYLAAAVCTLGILYNVTEGRRVDRVVVFTGCTVVLALVVRQGIMLVDNIALTQELAQKENHFRSLVQGSSDVIMIAAPTGVLRYVSPAAAGVYGRDADDLVGAELASIIHPEDLGRVVHEVRRFLAASPGEEPTTRIECRFRSGTGDWLNVESTVNRHQGGLILNSRDVTERVRLQAQLQHNAEHDPLTDLPNRALFTERVRQALGGRRSGDPGTAVLFIDLDGFKAVNDRLGHQAGDELLIQAARRLHESVRAGDTAARLGGDEFAAIILGDGIRDQSARECQVHEIADRLRLTLSQPYRIGTGEVRVAASIGVAFAEPGISPSDLMRNADLAMYRAKAGGKNRVELYAPQMQAEVVRRSELAARLRTALRDGEFALLHQPVVHLASGTVAAVAAQARWRSAQGILFTPAEFLRVAEDGDRTAELGRWLLEEAVEQAADRARAGHPVSVAVRLSARRLLDKGMPFGSVEALLTRHSLPSGALMIEVADSDPRISFDELEQRLVALRRLGVRIALDGFGSGYAAINALRRLPIDVLKLDRGLVEGVVESARLHKITSGLLRIACDLGMQSVADGVDVPEQVLALRAMGCTHGQGMAFSGPLDEYRLRRALARGEFPVPGSATAQPVLAGGSIPLLSGSHVETPVPPT; encoded by the coding sequence GTGAGCGCGCCGGCCGGCGCCCTCGGGGCGTTCCTCTCCCGGCGGTCCACCGTCGGCGGCGCATCCGCCCTGGTCCTGCAGGTCCTGGTCGGCCTCGTCTGCGGCGGTTACGCGGTGGGGGCGGCCCTCGGCTGGGGTTCTTCGGAACTGGCGCTCATTATGGGGGATTTCGGCCTCAGCGCCGCCGCGCTGGTCGCGGCCGTCTCCTGCTTCCTCTACGCGCGGACCGGCGGCGACCGGTTCCGGCCCGCCTGGCTGCTGTTCGCGCTCTCCTCGCTCATGGCCGCAGGGGGCAATGCGGTCTGGGGCTGGTACGAGGTCGTGCTCGGGCGCTCGGTGCCCAGCCCCTCCCTCGCCGATGTCTTCTACCTCTGCTTCGCGCCACCCGCCATCGTCGGGCTGCTCGTCCTCGCCAAACGCCCCGTCACCCGGGCCGGATGGTTCTGTCTCGCGTTGGACTCCTGGCTGATCGGCGGATCGCTCCTCACGCTCTCCTGGAGCCTCGCCCTCGCCCATACCGCGCATCTCGTGGATGCCGAGGGCGCGAGCGTGGCCCGCGCGGCGCTCGCGCTCGCCTATCCGCTGCTCGACATCGTGCTTGTCTCCATGGTGCTGGCCCTGCACTTCCGGCGGTCCAACGTCAACCGCTCCGCAGTGAACACCGCCGTTGCCGCACTCGCCCTGACGGTCCTGTCCGACGCCCTGTTCACCTCCCCGCTGCTGCGCCAGACCTACCACTCCGGCCAGTTGCTGGACGCGGGCTGGTTCGCCGGTTCCCTGCTCCTCGCGTACGCACCCTGGGGCGCGAACAGCGCAACGGACAACGCCTTCCCGCCACGGGGTGCGCCGCGCTCCACCAGCCGGCCCATCGCGGGATCGCTGGCCGCGCTGACGCCGTATCTCGCCGCCGCCGTCTGCACTCTCGGCATTCTCTACAACGTCACCGAGGGCCGCCGGGTGGACCGCGTCGTGGTCTTCACCGGCTGCACGGTGGTGCTCGCCCTGGTCGTCCGGCAGGGCATCATGCTCGTCGACAACATTGCTCTCACCCAGGAGCTGGCACAGAAGGAGAACCACTTCCGCTCCCTGGTGCAGGGCTCCAGCGATGTCATCATGATCGCCGCCCCCACCGGCGTCCTGCGCTACGTCAGCCCCGCTGCCGCGGGGGTGTACGGGCGCGATGCCGACGACCTTGTCGGCGCCGAGCTCGCCTCGATCATCCACCCCGAGGACCTGGGGCGGGTGGTCCACGAGGTGCGCCGGTTCCTCGCCGCCTCTCCGGGGGAGGAGCCCACCACCCGGATCGAGTGCCGTTTCAGATCCGGTACGGGCGACTGGCTCAATGTCGAATCCACGGTCAACCGCCACCAGGGCGGGCTGATCCTCAACAGCCGCGATGTGACCGAACGGGTGCGGCTGCAGGCCCAGTTGCAGCACAACGCCGAGCACGACCCGCTCACCGACCTGCCCAACCGCGCCCTGTTCACCGAGCGGGTGCGCCAGGCCCTCGGCGGCCGCCGCTCCGGCGACCCCGGCACCGCCGTGCTCTTCATCGACCTCGACGGCTTCAAGGCGGTCAATGACCGCCTCGGCCACCAGGCGGGCGACGAGCTCCTCATCCAGGCCGCCCGCCGCCTCCATGAATCCGTACGGGCCGGCGACACCGCGGCCCGCCTCGGCGGTGACGAATTCGCGGCCATCATCCTCGGCGACGGCATCCGCGACCAGTCCGCCCGGGAATGCCAGGTCCACGAGATCGCCGACCGGCTGCGCCTCACCCTTTCCCAGCCGTACCGCATCGGCACCGGCGAGGTCCGGGTCGCAGCGTCCATCGGGGTCGCCTTCGCCGAGCCCGGTATCTCTCCGAGCGACCTCATGCGCAACGCCGACCTCGCCATGTACCGCGCCAAGGCGGGCGGCAAGAACCGCGTCGAGCTGTACGCCCCGCAGATGCAGGCCGAAGTCGTGCGCCGCTCCGAGCTGGCTGCCCGGCTGCGCACCGCTCTGCGCGACGGCGAGTTCGCCCTGCTCCACCAGCCCGTGGTGCATCTCGCCAGCGGCACCGTCGCCGCCGTCGCCGCCCAGGCCCGCTGGCGCTCCGCCCAGGGCATCCTGTTCACCCCGGCCGAATTCCTTCGCGTCGCCGAGGACGGCGACCGCACCGCCGAACTCGGCCGCTGGCTCCTCGAAGAGGCCGTCGAGCAGGCCGCCGACCGGGCCAGGGCCGGCCATCCGGTCTCCGTCGCAGTGCGGCTCTCCGCCCGCAGGCTCCTCGACAAGGGGATGCCGTTCGGCTCCGTCGAGGCGCTGCTCACCCGGCACAGCCTGCCCTCCGGCGCCCTGATGATCGAGGTCGCCGACAGCGACCCCCGGATCTCCTTCGACGAACTCGAACAGCGTCTCGTCGCGCTGCGTCGGCTCGGTGTCCGCATCGCGCTCGACGGCTTCGGCAGCGGATACGCCGCGATCAACGCTCTGCGCCGGCTCCCCATCGACGTACTGAAACTGGACCGCGGTCTCGTCGAGGGTGTCGTTGAATCCGCCCGGCTGCACAAGATCACCAGCGGCCTCCTGCGCATCGCCTGCGACCTCGGCATGCAGTCCGTGGCCGATGGTGTCGACGTACCGGAGCAGGTCCTCGCGCTGCGCGCCATGGGCTGTACGCACGGCCAGGGAATGGCCTTCTCCGGGCCGCTCGACGAGTACCGGCTGCGCCGTGCCCTGGCCCGCGGTGAGTTCCCGGTGCCCGGCAGTGCCACTGCCCAGCCGGTCCTGGCCGGCGGCTCGATCCCACTCCTCAGTGGCTCACATGTTGAGACGCCCGTCCCACCCACTTGA
- a CDS encoding PQQ-dependent sugar dehydrogenase, protein MRHGSVAVLAAGTLLLSAGCSSGDGSGSAAGVGHMPSPSRPSSAASGPSASPSASVALPPAKGSVEVVSTLTEGLDSPWGLAELPGGDLLVSSRDKGTITRIDGKSGKKTLLGAVPGVSPGGEGGLLGIAVSPTYGSDHLVYAYFTTESDNRIARMQYDENGTAPGRLLGAPDTILRGIPKGSIHNGGRIAFGPDHMLYAGTGETGDTGLAQDKKSLAGKILRMTPDGQPLHGNPEADSVVYSYGHRNVQGLAWDGQKQLWASEFGQETWDELNRIEPGGNYGWPEVEGKAGKPGFIDPVAQWKTSEASPSGIAFAKGSIWMAGLHGERLWRIPLSGKESLAAPQSFLKGKYGRLRTVLAAGGNKLWLVTSNTDTRGTPKPGDDRVLVLEVR, encoded by the coding sequence GTGCGTCACGGATCGGTTGCCGTGCTGGCCGCGGGCACGCTGCTGCTGTCCGCGGGGTGTTCCTCGGGGGACGGTTCCGGCAGTGCGGCGGGCGTCGGGCACATGCCCTCGCCGTCCCGCCCCTCCTCCGCCGCCTCGGGCCCGTCGGCCTCCCCGTCCGCGTCGGTGGCCCTGCCACCGGCGAAGGGTTCGGTGGAGGTGGTCTCCACGCTCACCGAGGGCCTCGACTCGCCGTGGGGGCTGGCGGAGCTGCCCGGCGGCGATCTGCTGGTCTCCTCGCGCGACAAGGGCACGATCACCCGGATCGACGGGAAGAGCGGCAAGAAGACCCTGCTGGGCGCCGTGCCCGGGGTATCGCCCGGCGGGGAGGGAGGGCTGCTGGGAATCGCGGTCTCCCCCACGTACGGTTCGGACCATCTGGTGTACGCGTACTTCACGACCGAGTCCGACAACCGCATCGCGCGCATGCAGTACGACGAGAACGGCACGGCGCCCGGCCGGCTGCTGGGTGCGCCGGACACGATTCTGCGGGGCATCCCGAAGGGCTCGATCCACAACGGCGGGCGGATCGCCTTCGGCCCGGATCACATGCTCTACGCGGGCACCGGGGAGACGGGGGACACCGGGCTCGCGCAGGACAAGAAGTCACTGGCCGGCAAGATCCTGCGGATGACCCCGGACGGCCAGCCGCTGCACGGCAATCCGGAGGCCGACTCCGTGGTGTATTCGTACGGACACCGCAATGTGCAGGGGCTGGCCTGGGACGGGCAGAAGCAGCTGTGGGCGTCCGAATTCGGGCAGGAAACCTGGGACGAGCTGAACCGCATCGAGCCGGGTGGGAACTACGGTTGGCCGGAGGTCGAGGGCAAGGCGGGAAAGCCGGGTTTCATCGACCCCGTGGCACAGTGGAAGACGTCCGAGGCGTCCCCGAGCGGGATCGCCTTCGCCAAGGGTTCGATCTGGATGGCGGGCCTGCACGGTGAGCGCCTCTGGAGGATTCCGCTGTCCGGCAAGGAATCTCTGGCGGCCCCGCAATCGTTCCTGAAAGGGAAGTACGGGCGTCTTCGCACGGTGCTCGCCGCGGGCGGCAACAAGCTCTGGCTGGTCACGAGCA
- a CDS encoding 2-hydroxyacid dehydrogenase codes for MTSTKTPDIWMPFPADEIEGLPKGLNYHFWDGAQDYPADPADCAFYVVPYMKGSQIAVRPLAGMAQVRIVQTLSAGIDHVEPGLGLLPAGVRLCNAKGVHEASTAELALALILASLRGFPGFVHGQDKEEWRAGFYPALADKSVLIVGYGSIGAAIEDRLAPFECARVARVARSARTTARGPVHTLDDLPALLPEADVVVLSTPLNPSTQGLVGAEFLAAMPDGALLVNVARGGVVDTKSLLLELESGRLRAALDVTDPEPLPAGHPLWHAPNVLITPHVGGSTSAFLPRAKRLVAGQLSRFAAGEPVQNVVRTTG; via the coding sequence ATGACTTCGACGAAGACTCCCGACATATGGATGCCGTTTCCCGCCGACGAGATCGAAGGGCTCCCCAAGGGTCTCAACTACCACTTCTGGGACGGCGCGCAGGACTACCCGGCTGACCCGGCCGACTGCGCCTTTTATGTCGTGCCGTACATGAAGGGTTCACAGATCGCGGTCCGTCCGCTCGCCGGCATGGCACAGGTCCGGATTGTGCAGACGCTCTCCGCGGGCATCGACCATGTCGAGCCAGGGCTCGGTCTGCTGCCGGCCGGGGTGCGGCTGTGCAATGCCAAAGGGGTCCACGAGGCGTCGACCGCGGAACTCGCTCTCGCGCTGATCCTTGCCTCCCTGCGCGGCTTCCCCGGGTTCGTCCACGGTCAGGACAAGGAGGAGTGGCGGGCCGGCTTCTACCCCGCGCTCGCCGACAAGTCCGTACTGATCGTGGGGTACGGATCGATCGGGGCCGCCATCGAGGACCGGCTCGCGCCCTTCGAGTGCGCGCGGGTGGCGCGCGTCGCGCGCTCTGCACGGACAACAGCACGCGGCCCCGTACACACACTCGACGACCTGCCCGCACTCCTGCCCGAAGCCGACGTCGTCGTGCTGTCCACCCCGCTGAACCCGTCCACACAAGGGCTGGTGGGCGCGGAGTTCCTCGCCGCGATGCCGGACGGAGCGCTGCTCGTGAACGTCGCACGGGGCGGCGTCGTCGACACCAAGTCGCTGCTGCTCGAACTCGAGTCCGGCCGGCTGCGCGCCGCCCTCGATGTCACCGACCCGGAACCGCTGCCGGCCGGCCATCCCCTCTGGCATGCTCCGAACGTCCTGATCACTCCTCATGTGGGCGGCAGCACCTCGGCATTCCTGCCGCGCGCCAAGCGTCTGGTGGCCGGACAGCTGAGCCGTTTCGCCGCAGGGGAGCCGGTGCAGAACGTCGTACGCACCACCGGTTGA
- a CDS encoding acetolactate synthase large subunit, translated as MTEQATGAHHPQPRARNGGSSAATVEHVTGAQSLIRSLEEVGADTVFGIPGGAILPAYDPMMDSTRVRHVLVRHEQGAGHAATGYAQATGKVGVCMATSGPGATNLVTPIADAHMDSVPLVAITGQVASKAIGTDAFQEADICGITMPVTKHNFLVTKAEDIPHTIAEAFHIASTGRPGPVLVDIAKDALQAQTTFSWPPTQDLPGYRPVTKPHAKQIREAAKLITQAKRPVLYVGGGVIKAGATAELKVLAELTGAPVTTTLMALGAFPDSHPLHVGMPGMHGAVTAVTALQKADLIVALGARFDDRVTGKLDSFAPYAKIVHADIDPAEIGKNRAADVPIVGDAREVLADLVRAVQAEHTEGHVGDYDAWWKDLNRWRDTYPLGYDLPEDGSLSPQQVIQRIGQLAPEGTIFAAGVGQHQMWASHFIQYEQPATWLNSGGAGTMGYAVPAAMGAKAGMPDRTVWAIDGDGCFQMTNQELTTCALNNIPIKVAIINNGALGMVRQWQTLFYNQRYSNTVLHSGADTEGVPAKGTRVPDFVKLSEAMGCHAIRCEDPADLDKVIEEANSINDRPVVIDFIVHEDAMVWPMVAAGTSNDEVMAARGVRPDFGDNEDD; from the coding sequence ATGACCGAGCAGGCCACCGGGGCCCACCATCCCCAGCCGCGGGCCCGTAACGGCGGATCGTCCGCCGCCACCGTTGAGCACGTCACGGGCGCGCAGTCCCTCATCCGGTCTCTCGAGGAGGTGGGGGCCGACACGGTATTCGGCATTCCCGGCGGTGCCATCCTTCCGGCGTACGACCCGATGATGGACTCCACCCGGGTCCGTCATGTGCTGGTCCGTCACGAGCAGGGCGCCGGACACGCCGCCACCGGCTACGCACAGGCCACCGGCAAGGTCGGCGTCTGCATGGCCACCTCCGGCCCCGGCGCCACCAACCTGGTCACGCCGATCGCCGACGCCCACATGGACTCCGTCCCGCTGGTCGCGATCACCGGCCAGGTGGCCTCGAAGGCCATCGGCACGGATGCCTTCCAGGAAGCCGACATCTGCGGCATCACGATGCCGGTCACCAAGCACAACTTCCTGGTCACCAAGGCCGAGGACATCCCGCACACCATCGCCGAGGCCTTCCACATCGCCTCCACCGGCCGTCCGGGCCCCGTCCTCGTCGACATCGCCAAGGACGCCCTGCAGGCGCAGACCACGTTCAGCTGGCCGCCCACCCAGGACCTGCCCGGCTACCGCCCGGTCACCAAGCCGCACGCCAAGCAGATCCGCGAAGCCGCCAAGCTGATCACTCAGGCCAAGCGCCCGGTGCTGTACGTCGGCGGCGGTGTCATCAAGGCGGGGGCCACCGCCGAACTGAAGGTCCTCGCAGAGCTCACCGGAGCGCCCGTCACCACCACACTGATGGCGCTCGGCGCATTCCCCGACAGCCACCCGCTGCACGTCGGAATGCCGGGCATGCACGGTGCGGTCACCGCCGTCACCGCGCTGCAGAAGGCCGACCTGATCGTCGCCCTCGGAGCCCGATTCGACGACCGCGTCACCGGCAAGCTGGACAGCTTCGCCCCGTACGCCAAGATCGTCCACGCCGACATCGACCCGGCCGAGATCGGCAAGAACCGCGCCGCGGACGTCCCGATCGTGGGCGATGCCCGCGAGGTCCTGGCCGACCTGGTCCGGGCCGTCCAGGCGGAGCACACCGAAGGTCACGTCGGTGACTACGACGCCTGGTGGAAGGACCTCAACCGCTGGCGTGACACCTACCCGCTCGGCTACGACCTGCCCGAGGACGGCAGCCTCTCGCCGCAGCAGGTCATCCAGCGCATCGGTCAGCTCGCCCCCGAGGGCACGATCTTCGCGGCGGGCGTCGGCCAGCACCAGATGTGGGCCTCGCACTTCATCCAGTACGAGCAGCCCGCCACCTGGCTGAACTCCGGCGGCGCCGGAACGATGGGTTACGCGGTCCCGGCCGCGATGGGTGCCAAGGCCGGCATGCCGGACCGTACGGTCTGGGCGATCGACGGCGACGGTTGCTTCCAGATGACCAACCAGGAACTCACCACCTGCGCGCTCAACAACATCCCGATCAAGGTCGCCATCATCAACAACGGGGCGCTCGGGATGGTCCGCCAGTGGCAGACCCTGTTCTACAACCAGCGGTACTCCAACACCGTGCTGCACTCCGGCGCCGACACCGAGGGCGTCCCGGCGAAGGGCACCCGCGTCCCGGACTTCGTCAAGCTGTCCGAGGCCATGGGCTGCCACGCGATCCGCTGCGAGGACCCGGCCGACCTGGACAAGGTCATCGAAGAGGCCAATTCCATCAACGACCGCCCCGTCGTGATCGACTTCATCGTCCATGAGGACGCCATGGTGTGGCCGATGGTCGCCGCCGGCACCTCCAACGACGAGGTCATGGCCGCCCGCGGGGTCCGCCCCGACTTCGGCGACAACGAAGACGACTGA
- a CDS encoding aldo/keto reductase produces MGAVGLGCMPMSWAYSASQQRGDRALRAVHAALDAGVQLLDTADMYGPFTNELLVGRALKGRRSDAFVSTKCGLLVGDQHIVANGRPGYVRRACDASLRRLQTDVIDLYQLHRADPEVPVEETWGAMAELVTAGKVRALGLCAVGARASRRPGARMYDETIRQLERVQQVFPVSAVQAELSVWSPEALESLLPWCSTRGVGLLAAMPLGNGYLTGTLTPGQGFEPDDLRARHPRFTAEMMAANQPMVVGLRRIAERHGATAAQVALAWVLRQGPYVVPVPGTKRERWAVENAGAAGLTLTAQDLVEIARLPAARGSWD; encoded by the coding sequence GTGGGTGCGGTCGGTCTTGGCTGTATGCCGATGAGCTGGGCGTACAGCGCGTCGCAGCAGCGCGGTGACCGTGCGTTGCGTGCCGTGCACGCCGCGCTCGACGCGGGCGTCCAACTGCTCGACACGGCCGACATGTACGGCCCCTTCACCAATGAGCTGCTGGTGGGCCGGGCGCTGAAGGGCCGCAGGTCCGATGCTTTCGTCTCCACCAAGTGCGGGCTGCTGGTGGGCGATCAGCACATCGTCGCCAATGGCCGCCCCGGCTATGTGCGGCGGGCCTGTGACGCCTCGCTGCGGCGGCTGCAGACCGATGTGATCGACCTGTACCAGCTGCACCGAGCCGATCCCGAAGTGCCGGTCGAGGAGACCTGGGGTGCGATGGCGGAGCTGGTGACCGCCGGAAAGGTGCGGGCGCTCGGACTCTGTGCGGTCGGAGCGCGGGCTTCACGCCGGCCGGGTGCCCGGATGTATGACGAAACGATCCGCCAGCTGGAGCGGGTGCAGCAGGTCTTCCCCGTGAGCGCGGTGCAGGCGGAGCTCTCGGTCTGGTCGCCGGAGGCGCTGGAGTCGTTGCTTCCGTGGTGCTCTACGCGGGGTGTGGGGCTGCTGGCGGCGATGCCGCTGGGGAACGGCTATCTGACGGGCACGCTGACCCCGGGACAGGGCTTCGAGCCCGACGATCTGCGGGCCAGGCATCCGCGGTTCACCGCCGAGATGATGGCGGCGAACCAGCCGATGGTGGTCGGACTGCGGCGGATCGCGGAGCGGCACGGGGCGACTGCGGCACAGGTGGCGTTGGCCTGGGTGCTGCGGCAGGGGCCGTATGTGGTGCCGGTGCCGGGGACCAAGCGGGAGCGGTGGGCGGTGGAGAACGCGGGGGCGGCCGGGCTGACGCTGACCGCGCAGGATCTGGTGGAGATCGCCCGGCTGCCCGCGGCGCGGGGGTCGTGGGACTGA